The window TCGGCAGGTCGAAGACAATCGGTGCGAGAATCCCGCACAGGGTGCTGACGGTTGCGATCAGCACGGAGCACCAGAAAAAACCTTTCAACGACTGGCTGAGCAGACGCGCCGCAGCCGCCGGAATCACCAGCAAGGCCCCCACCAGAATCGCGCCGATGACCTTTACCGCCGCCACGGTGATCAGCGTCACCAACACCACGAACAGGTAATCCAGCGTCTTGACCGCCACCCCGCGCACCGCCGCCAGTTGCGGATTGAAACTGGCGAGCATGATGCGGTTGTACAGCGGCAACGCCAAAGCCATCACCAGTGAACCGACCACCGCCAGCACCAGCAGGTCATTGCCATTGACCGTCAGCACCGAGCCGAACAGCACGTTTTCCAGAATGTGCACGTTGATCTTGCCCGCCAGGATCAGCAGCAGGCTGGCGCCCAGGGCCAGGGACACCGAGAGGAAAACGCCGATCAGCGTGTCCGGTGCCAGGCCGGTGCGGTTGCGCAGGTAATTGAGCAGGATGCCGAACAGCAGGCAATAGCCGAACAGGCTGCCGTAGGGCCCGGTGTAGGGTTCGCCGAGCAGGATGCCGACCGCCACGCCGGTCAGCGCCGCGTGGCCCACGGCTTCAGAGAAAAACGCGAAGCGCTTGACCACCACCAGGGTGCCGAGGCCACCCAGCACCGGGCCGATCAGCAGCCCGGCCAGCAACGCATTGACCACAAACCCGTAAGCCAGCGCTTCGGGCAGATAGCCGGACGACGCCCAACCCTGGACCATCAAACGAAAGGCTTCGTAACTCATCAGGCGGCGCTCCCGTTCGGGCGTGGATGGGTGGAAAACAGCGTCAGCAAGCGCTCAGGCGTCAGGGTCTGGCGCGGCGGGCCATCGAACAGCACGCGGCGGTTCAGGCCGGTGACGCGGTCAGCCAGGCGCCCGACGGCTTCCAGGTCATGTTCGATCCACAGCACCGTGATGCCGGCCTGGCGCCAGTCTCGCAGCAGTTGTTCAAACACCTGGATGCCGGCCTCGTCCAGCGCCGACATCGGTTCATCCAGCACCAGCAGTTGCGGCGCAGGAATCAGCCCCTGGGCCAACAACACCCGTTGGCGTTCACCGCCGGACAGCGCGCCCATGCGACGCTTGCGTTTGTCCTGCATGCCGACCCGTTCCAGGGCCTGGCCGATAGCGCCGACGTAATGCTTGCTCAGGCCGAGAAAGGCCGGCCGGCGTTGGCACATCGCTGCCATGAAATCATCCACGGTCATAGGCAGGCCGCGGTCGAATTCCAAGGCTTGGGGCACATAGCCGATGACACCGGGCTCACCCGGCCATTGCAGGCTCAAGCGGCCCTGGTGGGGCATCTGCCCGAGCAAGGTCTTGATCAGCGAACTCTTGCCTCCGCCGTTCGGACCCACCAGCGCATGAATGCTGCCCGGCTGCACCTGGAAGGCCACCGCATCGAGAATCGTGGTGCGGCCCAGGTTCAGGCTGACATCGTCGAACTCGATCAAGGGGCCGACGTGTTGCAAGGTGAGCGTTTCCTGGACCGTCATGCGCCGGACTCCTGAATGGCCCGGACCACGGTGTCGAGGTTGCCGGTCATTTCCTTTTCGTACTTCTCGGCGCTGTAGTCGCCGTAGGAAATGTGCGAGAGCGGGTACAGTTTCACCCCCGACTCACGCTGGATGGTGTCGACGTAGGTGGACGGAAAGTCCATCTCCGAGAAGATCACTTTCACGTCCAGTTCGCGCAGTTGGTCGATGGTCTTCTTCAACTGGCTCGGGCTTGGCTCGATGCCATGGGCCGGCTCGACCACGGCGGTGACCTCCAGGCCGAATTCGCGCAGCAGGTAATCGTAGGCGGCGTGGACCGTGGCGACCCGCAACTCGGCATTGGGGGCCTGGGTCAACTTTGCCAGGGCCGCGGCACGCATTTGTCGCAGGCGCTTGCCATAGGCGCGGGCGTTCTGGGTGTATGCCTTGGCGTTGTCCGGATCAAGCTTGCCCAGCTCCCGGGCGATGTTATTGACCTGGGCAATGGAGGCGCTGATGGACAGGAAGGTATGCGGGTTCACGACTTTGCCGGCGCCCCGGGCGGCGATCCCGGTGGCAGCCAGCAGCGGTACGTTTTCATTGGCTTCGATCACGTTCACGTTCGGGGTTTCGCTGGCGGCGATCATCCGGTCGGCGAAATCGTCATGACCCACACCGTTGAGCACGATCACATCGAGCCCACTGATGCGCTTGATGTCCTCGGCACGAGGTTCGTAGGCGTGGGGGTTGAAGCCGGCCGGGATCAGCGGCACCACTTCGGCCTTGTCGCCGACGATGTTGGCCACGTAGCTGTAATAAGGATGCAGGGTGATGCCAATACGCAGGCGCTTGGCCGCTTCGGCGCTGGCCAGTGGTGTGAACAGACAGGCGAGCAGGCCGATCAGCAGGCCCAGCAAAGGGCGGCGTTGAAATGCAATAGACATGGGCAAACGGTCTTCTCTCGAATGAGGACGTGGGGTCAGTGCCGGTGCTGGCGGGTTACGCCGGCGTCGAACTGCGCGACGATCTGCTTCCAGCCGGCGGCGGACAAAGCGGTGTCGTCCAGATCGCTGGAGACGGCGACGCTGTTGCCGCGATTGAGCCAGATGTCCGGGGCGGCGTCGGATGCTTCGCCGATGCGCATCAGAAATGAACCGGCGACGGATGGATTTGCACTGGCGCCGAAGTAGGCCCGGTTCTCCACCTGCTGCCAGACATGTCCGCCTCGGCTGACGGAACTGGCATCCTGAGCGAACGGGGCAAAGCCCTCTTCGGCCAGGATTTGCGGGGTGGGCAGGGACTGTTGCTCTTCGCGTAGCAGACGGATCTCATCCAGGGTCACCCGCAGGTCGGCATAGATGCCTTGCTCGGCAGCGCTGAGATCGCGGCGGGCGTCAACTTGATGGGCAGGCACCTCGCTGACGTCATGGGTTTCGCCGTGCCAGGCCACCACCGATCCGGCCACCAGAATGATGATCAGGCACAGCAGCAACACATACAGGGTTTCATGGCCGGCGCCGGCGGGGCGGATCACTTGGGTGGTGGGATTGCTCATGGGGCCTCGATATCGGCTTGGTCGATTTCCACCACGTGGCCGGGGCCGGCGTCGAAGAGTACGTAGAATTCGGTGTTGGGCTTCTTGAATGTCAGCGTTGAATCGGCGCCAAGCTTGCCCGGCACCAGGATGGTTTCGTCGTAGCCGATCACATCCAGGGTCACGCCGGGCGCGCCACTGCCGTCGGAAAACCCGCCGGTGCACTGGATCTGCTCAGCGTCGATGGCCTTGCATTCACACATCGGGTTATGGGCCAGGGCGTTGCTGCTGGCACCTGCGCAGAACAGCAGCACCAGGCTGTTGAGATAGCCGCGGGCAGTCATGGTTGGGCTCCTTGGGTTTTCAGCCAGGCGATGGTGGCCGGCGAGGCCTGGCTCAGGGGTATGGAAGCCTGGTGCATCGAGCCGTCCCAGCCTTCAAGGGTGATCCACAGTTCGGCGTCGAGCCGGGTCTTTTGCGGCACCGGCAACAAGGCGCCCATGCGATAGGGCGAGCCGAAGAAAATCACCCCGGCGGCCCGCAGGCTGCGAGGTTTGCCGATACGCAGATAAGTAGCCTTGACCTGGCTGATGCAGCTTTGGCACAGCGCGGCGTTGAAGTGCTTCATATGGCCTGCCGGTCCATCGAGGCGTGGCGCTTCGTCGCGAAACTCTGCAAGGCGCAGGCTCCAGGGGCCGACCTGGACTTCACCGACCTCCCGCTCACCCAGCCCGGCATCACCGCGGAACAACGCGGCTTCGGAGAAGTACTTGGGCATGAAACCCAGTGGGATCAGCAATAGCAGTACGTTGAGGTGAAAGCGCCATTTTTGCCAGAACACACTTAGACGCGATGGCTGCGCGGTGGTGGACGGGGTCACAGGTTGCCCTCCGGCGATTCACGGTGGATGGACGGCTGCAACAACGGCGCAGTTCGAGCTTGCCGGGAAGGTTTTTGGCTGCGCTTGAAGGCATTCGCGGTGGCCAGGGCGGTGCGTTTGGTCCAGATCAGCAGCCCGCTGAGGACCATCATGCTCATGATCAAACCGAAGAAGAACCAGATGAGCTTGATCCAGAGGCCGCCGAAGTCCCCGGTGTGCAATGGGCGCATGGATTCGGTGACGAATTCCAGCGCTGTGCGGTCCGACAGCAGTCGCGAGGCGGCGACCTCACCGTTATAGGGATTGATGGTGGCGGTCTGGAACATCAGCGGATACCAACCGCGTCCACCGATTTCCAAGTGGCTGTAAGCGTTGCCGGGCAGGCTGACGAAGCTGGTTTCCAGGCCAGGGATTTGCTGGCGGGCGATTTCAATCGCGCGGTCCAGGTTCAGTTGTGATGGCGCGGTACCGTCGGCTGACAGCGGGACACTTTCACGTGATACCACCGGAATGACCGGTGCGCTGGAAATGGAAATCTGGTTGTCCGACAGCAACGCCTCGATCAGGAACCAGGTACCGGTAATGGAAATGACCGCGATGAACCAGATCGACCAGATGCCGCTGAGCCTGTGGAAATCGCCCCAGAAAATGCGTGCGCCGTGGCGGATCCGCAGGGTCGGACGGAAAAAACCCTTCCAGAAACGCTTGTAGACCACCAGCCCGGTCACCAGGGATGCCAGCAGCGGCAGGCCGAGGAGTGACACCAGGTACCATCCCCAGCTGTAACCATTGGTGAACGGTACCAGCCACCAGCCATGCAGGGCACGGGTAAAACCTCTGAAATTGAACATCGGCGCCGAGCCCTGGACGATGCCGCTGTATGGGTTGACGTAGATCTTGTCGGGGCGCCCGTCGGGGTAGGTCACGCCGACCTCCAGGGCAAAATGCGACTCATCCGGGCGTACGATGCTCTGCACCTGGGTTTGCGGCTGGGCTTGCTTGATGGCGGCGACGACCTGGTCGTAGCTGAGCAGCGCTGCGTCGTCCGAGGGTTTGCTGGCGCGCATCTCGGGATTGACCAGCCAGACGATCTCCTGGCTGACCACCGCCAGCGTGCCGGTGACGCAAACGATGAGGACGAAAAACCAGATGGGCAGTGCCAGCCAGCTATGAACCAGAAACCAGAGTTTGGAGCGGGATTTCTTCGACATGATTTGAACGTCTTGATTCGATGAAAGGCTCGGTATTACGGGCTTCGTAATCCCCTGAACCCTGAAAAGCCGGTCGTGGCTTTTGCCGACGCGACCTGCTGCATCTAATTAAGACGAACGAGCAATGGAAATCCTGAAGCGAAAGATGAAAGAAAATGTTTCGCGTTTGCGAACCGGATGTATTTCCCATCCTGGCTCCAGCAAATCGGCTGGGCGGAAATGTAAAAAAACTGCGGCAAGGGGATGGGGCCCCTCGCCACAAGAGCAGGTTGGCCGTCAGCCCTGCTGTTGAAACATCTCCCTGGCCCGCTGTTCAATCTGTTCCTGAGTCAGATCCTCCTTGTGCGTAGCCAGAAACCACACATGCCCAAAGGGGTCTTTCAAGGTGCCGCTGCGATCACCATAGAACTGATCCTTGACCTCGGAAATCACCGTGCCACCAGCGGCAATCGCTTGGGCGAATGCTTTGTCCACATCTTCGACATAGAGATGCAGGCCTACCGGCACTGATTGTTCGGGGTTACGCAACGGCCCTTGATCACAAGGCGTGCCGAGCATGATCGGGCAATCGCCAATCCGCAGCTCGGCATGACCGACGCCCCCGTCCGGCATGTCCAGGCGCATGACCTCGGTGGCATTGAAGGCTTTTTTGTAGAACTCGATGGCTTCAGCGGCTTTTTGAATGCCCAGGTAGGGCGTGATGCTATGGAAACCTTCAGGAATGGCTTTGACACCCATGACGTTTCTCCTTGTTGTTATGGGGAGGCGAAGAGGGCCTCGCCGATTTGCGCCCATCCACTATAGGACAGCGACTTGGGGGCGGCGCATGACCCGACGAACGTTTCACGGCGTGTCCAGCAGATGCGCTCCCGGCCCGCGCTTGCCCAACACATCGCCCTGGTTACGCAGCGGGCAACCTTCCATCGACAGGCAGCCGCAACCGATGCAGCCGTTGAGTCGATCGCGCAGCGCCATCAAGTGGTTGATGCGCTGATCCAGCTCGCGGCTCCACTGGGCTGAGAGGATCTTCCAGTCGTTCGCCGTTGGGGCGCGGTCGTCGGGCAAGGTTTTCAAGGCGCTGCCGATTTCGGCCAACGGAATGCCAAGGCCTTGGGCGACCTTGATCAGCGCCACACGTCGCAACACTTCCCGTGGATAGCGGCGTTGGTTGCCCTGGTTACGATTACTTTTGATCAGCCCCTTGGATTCATAGAAGTGCAGGGCGGTGACGGCCACGCCACTGCGGGCGGCCACTTGGCCGACGGTGAGTTCCTTGTGGACGTTTATCTGTGTCATCGCCTGCATTCTCTGCTTGACCTTGAGTTAACTAGAGGTTTTACCCTGCACGCCATCGGACCGCAAGATCCGCCCTACGTACAGCGAGGACCTTTCATGCAATCACCAAGGAACAATCAGAGTTTTACCCAGTTGATGGAGTTCGACATCGAACCTCAATGGCAACAGGCGCTGGTGACGGCCCTGTCAGAGCAGACCGAGCGGCTGGCCCGGGGGCATGCAGGATTTCTGAGTGCCAGTATCCAGGTCAGCGAGGACGGACGACGGGTTCTCAACTATTTGCATTGGCAAAACCGCGAGGCGGGCGAAGCGGCGTTTCAGAGTTTCGAGCGTGGTGAGCAGGATTTCTGGCGGCTGATCCAGGCCCACAGGGCCAAGGCCGTGACATTCGGCTCGTTCCAGGTGTTGCGCAACATCGAACGCAGTGCCGACAACGCCCTGCATTGCCAGTTGGTCGGTTAAGCGCAGCGGACGATCCGAGCCAGCAATACCCACTATCAAACGGGTTGATTTCTGCCGCGTGAAGGCGGCGGGTAGCCTTTGTTCATCGCCCCACTTCAGAACATTGGATACTTGCCATGAATCGGACTTTTGCTGTTTTGCTGCTGTTAACGGCCACTGTGTTGAGCGGCTGCGCCTCTTCGTCGCCGGAGTTGCGCCCCTACACCGCCGAAGAAACCCGTGAACTGGCCCTTGAAGCCTTGAATCGCCGGGGCCTGTCGTTTGAGGAATATCACGCGAAAAAAGCCGAGTTGCTCGGTCCTTCGCAGAAAAACGTGGGATTCGACGACCAGGGGCAAATGAGCGCCGAGCGAGCCATGAAGCGGTCTGGGCGGCCGAGCTGAGGACTGTACTGCTCGAAGTTTTGCCTAACTGTCCATGGGTTTGGCTCAGGACGTGGGGTAGGGTCATGACTTGACTGACCGTCCCATTGGATATGCCTGCCATGACCCTTTCGCTTGACCTGTTGCTGGGCTTCGCCCTGTTTGCCCTGGTGACCTCGATCACCCCCGGTCCCAACAACACCATGTTGCTGGCCTCGGGCGTCAATTTCGGTTTCAACCGCACGATTCCTCACATGCTGGGCATCACCTGCGGCTTCTTTTCCCTGGTGCTGGCGGTGGGGCTTGGCCTGGGCGCGGTGTTCCAGACCTACCCTCTGCTCTACACCGTACTGCGCTACGTGGGTGCGACCTACCTGTTGTACCTGGCGTGGAAAATCGCCCACTCCGGGCCGGTCTCTGAAAACCGGCCAGGGGACAGCACGCCCATCAGCTATTGGGGCGCGGCGGCGTTTCAGTGGGTCAATCCCAAGGCCTGGATCATGGCCATCGGCGCCATCAGCACCTACACGCCGCTTCAAGGTTATTTCTTCAATGTGGTGGTTATCGCCGCGGTGTTTGCCCTGATCAACCTGCCGAGCGTAAGCCTGTGGGTGGTGTGCGGCAGCCTGTTACGCAATCTTTTGCGTGATCGTCGCTGGCTGCGCCTGTTCAACTGGGGGATGGCGCTGTTATTGGTCGCCTCGTTGTATCCGTTGCTGCTCGAAAGCATCGGCTAAGGGCTGAGCTTGGGGCGGATGCCTGTTAAGCTCGCTGATCAGTCGCTGTGGTTGATATCCAGAGCCCTTGGTGCAAGCGAACAACACTATTTTACGAGCAGGAGAAACGATGAGTACCGAGCCTTTGACCCATGGACTGGTTCCCCAGCGCCTGGCCCGAATCCGCCAATTGATGAATCGCGAAGGCATTCACGCATTGCTGGTGCCATCGGCCGACCCGCATCTGTCGGAATACCTGCCGGGCTATTGGCAAGGACGGCAATGGCTGTCGGGGTTTCATGGCTCGGTTGGGACTCTGATCGTCACGGCGGACTTCGCGGGCGTCTGGGCGGACAGCCGTTATTGGGAGCAGGCCACCAAGGAGCTTGAAGGCAGCGGTATTGAACTGGTCAAGCTCATTCCCGGTCAGGCTGGCCCGCTGGATTGGCTGGCCGAACAGACGCCTGAAGGCGCAGCGGTGGCGGTTGATGGCGCGGTCATGGCTGTGGCCTCGGCCCGGACCCTGAGCGACAAGCTTCAGGCACGCGGGGCGCGGTTGCGCACCGACATGGATCTGCTCAAGGAGGCCTGGAGCGACCGCCCAAGCCTGCCGAGCCAACCGGTTTATGCCCATCTGCCGCCGCAGGCGACCGTCAGCCGGGTCGAGAAACTCGCCAAGCTGCGGGAAACCCTCAAGGAGCGCGGTGCCCAGTGGCATTTCATCGCCACGCTGGATGACATCGCCTGGCTGTTCAACTTGCGCGGTGCGGATGTGTCGTTCAACCCGGTATTCGTTTCCTTTGCCTTGATCAGCCAGCAACAGGCAACGCTGTTCGTGGCCCTGGATAAGGTCGATGCGTCGCTGCGTGCCGTTCTTGAACAGGACGGCGTGACCCTGCGTGATTACAGCGAAGCGGCGGCCGCATTACGGGAAGTGCCCAGTGGCGCGAGCCTGCAGATCGATCCGGCGCGGGTCACGGTCGGTTTGCTGGATAATCTGGACAGTGGCGTGAAGCTGGTCGAGGGACTCAACCCTACGACGCTGGCCAAGTCTCGCAAAAGCCTGGCCGACGCCGAGCACATTCGTCGGGCCATGGAGCAGGACGGTGCGGCGCTTTGCGAGTTCTTTGCCTGGCTGGAAAGCGCCTGGGGTCGCGAGCGCATTACCGAACTGACCATCGATGAGCACCTGACCGCCGCCCGTACACGCCGGCCGGAATTTGTCTCACTGAGCTTCAATACCATTGCCGCGTTCAACGCCAACGGCGCGATGCCCCATTACCACGCCACGGAGCAAGCCCACGCGGTCATCGAGGGCGATGGCTTGCTGCTGATCGATTCTGGCGGCCAATACCTGGGTGGTACCACCGATATCACCCGTATGGTGCCAGTCGGAACGCCTACCGTGGAGCAGAAGCGGGATTGCACTCGCGTGCTCAAGGGCGTGATTGCCTTGTCTCGCGCCAAATTTCCACGGGGCATTCTGTCGCCCTTGCTGGACGCCATCGCTCGCGCGCCGATCTGGGCCGAGCAGGTGGACTACGGTCATGGCACTGGCCACGGCGTCGGTTACTTTCTCAACGTTCATGAAGGCCCGCAGGTGATTGCCTATCAGGCCGCCGCCGCGCCGCAAACAGCGATGCAGGCGGGCATGATCACCTCTATCGAACCGGGCACTTATCGTCCGGGCCGTTGGGGGGTACGCATCGAGAACCTGGTGTTGAATCGCGAGGCGGGGAGCAGCGAGTTCGGCGACTTCCTCGAGTTCGAAACCCTGACCCTGTGCCCGATCGACACGCGTTGCCTGGAGCCGTCCTTGCTGACCCAGGACGAAAAAGACTGGTTCAACGCCTACCATGCCGAGGTTCAGCGTCGATTGAGCCCGTTGCTAGAAGGCGACGCGCTGCAATGGCTGAACACGCGGACGCAGGCGATCTGACGTAAGGCATCAGCCCAGGGCTTCACGGACGAAGTCCAGCCGATCCTGGCCGAAGAACAGCTCGTCGCCGACGAACATGCTCGGGGCGCCGAACACGCCCCGTTTAATCGCTTCTTCGGTGGTGATCTTGAGTGATTCCTTGACCTGCTCGTTGCTCGTCAGGGCCAGCACATGATCGGGATCAAAATGGCCCTGGTTCAACACCTCCGCGACTGTTGCCGAGTCGTTGAGATTGCGGCCGTCCACCCACAGGGCGCGAAACAGGCAATCGATGAAGGCCTCGAATCGTTCGGGATGGTGCAGTTGCATGCCGGTCACGGCGCGCATCAGTAACAGCGTATTGATCGGGAAGTGCGGATTGAGCTTGAAGTCAACGCCGTAGCGGTTGGCGAAGCGATTCAAATCCTTGAATAGATAAGGCCCCTTGGCCGGCACGGTAACCGGTGACGCATTGCCGGTCGCCTTGAAGACGCCGCCAAGCAGCATCGGACGGTAGATCAACTGACTGTTGGTTTGCGCGCACAGGGTCGGTAGTTGGGTATAGGCCAGGTAGGTGGTCGGGCTGCCGAGGTCGAAGAAAAACTCCACGGATTTGCTCATGGTATCTGCGCTCTTGTTATTGTGAGGGGGGCGGTTTACCAGCGTTCGCTCCAGGGCCGCAGGTCCAGCTCGAAGGTCCAGGCGTCGCGGGGTTGGGCGTGCAGATACCAATAGTTGTCGGCGATGTGTTCGGGATTGAGAATGCCGTCCGCATCCTTGGTTGCATATTTTTCCGGAAAGTTATCGCGAATGAAGTCGGTGTCGATGGCGCCGTCCACCACCACATGGGCCACATGAATATTCATCGGCCCCAGTTCACGGGCCATGCTTTGGGCCAATGCGCGAATGCCATGTTTGGCCCCTGCGAAGGCGGCGAACCCTGAAGCCCCGCGCAGTCCCGCCGTGGCCCCGGTGAACAGAATCGTTCCGCGCTGGCGCGAGGCCATGCGTTTGGCCACTTCCCGAGCATTGAGGAAACCGGAAAAACAGGCCATCTCCCAAATCTTGAAATATTTGCGCGCGGTCTCTTCAAGGATGCTGCAGGGCACGTTGGCGCCGATGTTGAATACAAAGGCTTCAATCGGACCGATCTGGCTTTCGATTTGCTCGATCAGCGCGACCACCTCGTCTTCCTTGCGCGCGTCACAGGCAAAACCATGCGCATCACCGCCCTGAGCCCGAATTGAATCGACCAATGGCGCGAGTTTGTCAGCGCTGCGGCGGGTAACACAGGCCACGAAACCTTCCTGCGCAAAACGTTTGGCTATTGCGCCTCCGGTGGCATCGCCTGCGCCAACAACCAGTACGACCTTCTTGTTATTCATGATTAGCCTCATTGGTAAACGATCGTTAGCTAAACGGACGTTATGCTAAGATCCGGCAAGCGTCAAGGTGGGCAATCAGAGGCCAGATATATGCGTTATTCAGCCAATCACAAATTGGAGACCCGAGAGAAACTGCTCGCCAGCAGTGCCATGTCCGCCAAGAAATCGGGGTTTTCCACTGTCGGTGTCGATGGCCTGATGAAGGCGATCGGCTTGAGCGGCGGGGCGTTCTACAGTCACTTCTCATCCAAGGATGAGCTTTTCAAGGCGATCGTCGAGCGAGAGTTGGCGCAAAGCCTGGAGCGCTTGAGCGGTGAGAAGGTTCTGGACTCACAAAAACTGGAGCGATGTCTCAAGCAGTACCTGAGCATGAGCCA is drawn from Pseudomonas rhizophila and contains these coding sequences:
- a CDS encoding DUF6162 family protein, which encodes MSNPTTQVIRPAGAGHETLYVLLLCLIIILVAGSVVAWHGETHDVSEVPAHQVDARRDLSAAEQGIYADLRVTLDEIRLLREEQQSLPTPQILAEEGFAPFAQDASSVSRGGHVWQQVENRAYFGASANPSVAGSFLMRIGEASDAAPDIWLNRGNSVAVSSDLDDTALSAAGWKQIVAQFDAGVTRQHRH
- a CDS encoding VOC family protein, with translation MGVKAIPEGFHSITPYLGIQKAAEAIEFYKKAFNATEVMRLDMPDGGVGHAELRIGDCPIMLGTPCDQGPLRNPEQSVPVGLHLYVEDVDKAFAQAIAAGGTVISEVKDQFYGDRSGTLKDPFGHVWFLATHKEDLTQEQIEQRAREMFQQQG
- a CDS encoding antibiotic biosynthesis monooxygenase codes for the protein MQSPRNNQSFTQLMEFDIEPQWQQALVTALSEQTERLARGHAGFLSASIQVSEDGRRVLNYLHWQNREAGEAAFQSFERGEQDFWRLIQAHRAKAVTFGSFQVLRNIERSADNALHCQLVG
- a CDS encoding metal ABC transporter permease yields the protein MSYEAFRLMVQGWASSGYLPEALAYGFVVNALLAGLLIGPVLGGLGTLVVVKRFAFFSEAVGHAALTGVAVGILLGEPYTGPYGSLFGYCLLFGILLNYLRNRTGLAPDTLIGVFLSVSLALGASLLLILAGKINVHILENVLFGSVLTVNGNDLLVLAVVGSLVMALALPLYNRIMLASFNPQLAAVRGVAVKTLDYLFVVLVTLITVAAVKVIGAILVGALLVIPAAAARLLSQSLKGFFWCSVLIATVSTLCGILAPIVFDLPIPSGAAIILVAGIAFALAAIARGVVPSLKGNLG
- a CDS encoding SDR family oxidoreductase, which codes for MNNKKVVLVVGAGDATGGAIAKRFAQEGFVACVTRRSADKLAPLVDSIRAQGGDAHGFACDARKEDEVVALIEQIESQIGPIEAFVFNIGANVPCSILEETARKYFKIWEMACFSGFLNAREVAKRMASRQRGTILFTGATAGLRGASGFAAFAGAKHGIRALAQSMARELGPMNIHVAHVVVDGAIDTDFIRDNFPEKYATKDADGILNPEHIADNYWYLHAQPRDAWTFELDLRPWSERW
- a CDS encoding metal ABC transporter substrate-binding protein translates to MSIAFQRRPLLGLLIGLLACLFTPLASAEAAKRLRIGITLHPYYSYVANIVGDKAEVVPLIPAGFNPHAYEPRAEDIKRISGLDVIVLNGVGHDDFADRMIAASETPNVNVIEANENVPLLAATGIAARGAGKVVNPHTFLSISASIAQVNNIARELGKLDPDNAKAYTQNARAYGKRLRQMRAAALAKLTQAPNAELRVATVHAAYDYLLREFGLEVTAVVEPAHGIEPSPSQLKKTIDQLRELDVKVIFSEMDFPSTYVDTIQRESGVKLYPLSHISYGDYSAEKYEKEMTGNLDTVVRAIQESGA
- a CDS encoding TetR/AcrR family transcriptional regulator, translating into MRYSANHKLETREKLLASSAMSAKKSGFSTVGVDGLMKAIGLSGGAFYSHFSSKDELFKAIVERELAQSLERLSGEKVLDSQKLERCLKQYLSMSHVEQPEAGCALPVLGAEIARSDVQVREAAQTWICRLHESWARILGSESLSWAILSQCVGALVVARMLATPEIQREVLKSSHDEISRRIAQQRPD
- a CDS encoding PepSY-associated TM helix domain-containing protein, translating into MSKKSRSKLWFLVHSWLALPIWFFVLIVCVTGTLAVVSQEIVWLVNPEMRASKPSDDAALLSYDQVVAAIKQAQPQTQVQSIVRPDESHFALEVGVTYPDGRPDKIYVNPYSGIVQGSAPMFNFRGFTRALHGWWLVPFTNGYSWGWYLVSLLGLPLLASLVTGLVVYKRFWKGFFRPTLRIRHGARIFWGDFHRLSGIWSIWFIAVISITGTWFLIEALLSDNQISISSAPVIPVVSRESVPLSADGTAPSQLNLDRAIEIARQQIPGLETSFVSLPGNAYSHLEIGGRGWYPLMFQTATINPYNGEVAASRLLSDRTALEFVTESMRPLHTGDFGGLWIKLIWFFFGLIMSMMVLSGLLIWTKRTALATANAFKRSQKPSRQARTAPLLQPSIHRESPEGNL
- a CDS encoding LysE family translocator, whose protein sequence is MTLSLDLLLGFALFALVTSITPGPNNTMLLASGVNFGFNRTIPHMLGITCGFFSLVLAVGLGLGAVFQTYPLLYTVLRYVGATYLLYLAWKIAHSGPVSENRPGDSTPISYWGAAAFQWVNPKAWIMAIGAISTYTPLQGYFFNVVVIAAVFALINLPSVSLWVVCGSLLRNLLRDRRWLRLFNWGMALLLVASLYPLLLESIG
- a CDS encoding aminopeptidase P family protein; its protein translation is MSTEPLTHGLVPQRLARIRQLMNREGIHALLVPSADPHLSEYLPGYWQGRQWLSGFHGSVGTLIVTADFAGVWADSRYWEQATKELEGSGIELVKLIPGQAGPLDWLAEQTPEGAAVAVDGAVMAVASARTLSDKLQARGARLRTDMDLLKEAWSDRPSLPSQPVYAHLPPQATVSRVEKLAKLRETLKERGAQWHFIATLDDIAWLFNLRGADVSFNPVFVSFALISQQQATLFVALDKVDASLRAVLEQDGVTLRDYSEAAAALREVPSGASLQIDPARVTVGLLDNLDSGVKLVEGLNPTTLAKSRKSLADAEHIRRAMEQDGAALCEFFAWLESAWGRERITELTIDEHLTAARTRRPEFVSLSFNTIAAFNANGAMPHYHATEQAHAVIEGDGLLLIDSGGQYLGGTTDITRMVPVGTPTVEQKRDCTRVLKGVIALSRAKFPRGILSPLLDAIARAPIWAEQVDYGHGTGHGVGYFLNVHEGPQVIAYQAAAAPQTAMQAGMITSIEPGTYRPGRWGVRIENLVLNREAGSSEFGDFLEFETLTLCPIDTRCLEPSLLTQDEKDWFNAYHAEVQRRLSPLLEGDALQWLNTRTQAI
- a CDS encoding 2-hydroxychromene-2-carboxylate isomerase, with the protein product MSKSVEFFFDLGSPTTYLAYTQLPTLCAQTNSQLIYRPMLLGGVFKATGNASPVTVPAKGPYLFKDLNRFANRYGVDFKLNPHFPINTLLLMRAVTGMQLHHPERFEAFIDCLFRALWVDGRNLNDSATVAEVLNQGHFDPDHVLALTSNEQVKESLKITTEEAIKRGVFGAPSMFVGDELFFGQDRLDFVREALG
- the soxR gene encoding redox-sensitive transcriptional activator SoxR → MTQINVHKELTVGQVAARSGVAVTALHFYESKGLIKSNRNQGNQRRYPREVLRRVALIKVAQGLGIPLAEIGSALKTLPDDRAPTANDWKILSAQWSRELDQRINHLMALRDRLNGCIGCGCLSMEGCPLRNQGDVLGKRGPGAHLLDTP
- a CDS encoding metal ABC transporter ATP-binding protein gives rise to the protein MTVQETLTLQHVGPLIEFDDVSLNLGRTTILDAVAFQVQPGSIHALVGPNGGGKSSLIKTLLGQMPHQGRLSLQWPGEPGVIGYVPQALEFDRGLPMTVDDFMAAMCQRRPAFLGLSKHYVGAIGQALERVGMQDKRKRRMGALSGGERQRVLLAQGLIPAPQLLVLDEPMSALDEAGIQVFEQLLRDWRQAGITVLWIEHDLEAVGRLADRVTGLNRRVLFDGPPRQTLTPERLLTLFSTHPRPNGSAA